In Brachyhypopomus gauderio isolate BG-103 chromosome 2, BGAUD_0.2, whole genome shotgun sequence, the DNA window AGGGAAAGAAAAATCTGAACACACCCTTAAGTTAAAACTTTGAAAAATTCCAAAGATTTAACTCATTCCTTTACCATGTTGGTACACAACAGGATGCTAAAatcaacatttatttattaaggTACACTGCATGAATTTACAATAACTCCAATATCAACTGTTCCTTAATACATCTGCATTGCTTAATACTAAGTAGATTGCTAATTTTGTTAAAAGTATCTGTATAAGTGAATACCGAAAAACATGGGGACATACTTGATTTAGACAAAATTGTATCGATGCATCCCAAGACATGGCTTAGGGTTAAGCATTTGACACTCTTGTTTTAGGAATGATAATTAAACTCTGGGCCTTGAATTAAAAAACTCCAGTCCTATGTTATTTCTGGTAGTTACCAGGAGTACCTTATTATGTAAGAGTTGGGTATGCCTACAAAGTGGCAAGTTGTCAATGGCCAGCCAATCATCTCTTTAAAGATTGTAAAATCCAGGACTGGAAATTTGATTCAAGTTTTGGAATTTAACAAATTTGCTCTGTGATCTTGCATGGACCTCAATTGGCTCATGAGTTGAACTAACACTAATGTAGCTTTGATAGTGTGTCCTGATAAATAGCTGTAGTCCCAAGACTTCTggctgcatttatttatttttcttatctTGTCAATGGAGTCCATCACTGAAAACTGTTGCTAATCCTcttgatttgtgtattttgttCTCAGGCAGATGATGACCCCATCATGGGATTCCATCAAAGCTTCATCCTGAAGAACATTAATGAGGCGTGGGTGTGCACCAATGACATGTTCCGCCTGGCGATACACAACTTTGGCTAAAATGCACCAATGGCTGTCAGGGAAATGGGGGAAGGTGGAGGACGGGGCACCCCGCCCCCAGCCATGCCTCTCAGTCTGCCCTTCATTCATCACTCTTTGAGAAATGGCACCGGATTCCAAGAAGTCAAATCACAGAATAACGTGCAGGCACATACAGTAGCGCCTCAACTCCAGCCGTGAGACGTGTTTCTTTGCTGAAAGCCCACAGATCCATCAGTGACCCCTGTTCCTTCGCTGATCTGCATGATGACGGGGAGCTCGAATCAGAGGACACTgaccaggagagagagaaaaaaaggcgTATTAACCTCTGCCAGTTACTATTTACATTTTAGTTGTTGAGTTTGACTTTGAACTAATAACTGTCTTAACTGTCTATCTTTTGCTTTAGTACCTAGTGTGTTATCAGCTTGCTTTTAGAATATGCTCCTTACAACTGAACTTTACTTTTGTTCTTCCTTCTTTCCTTATCCCTCTGGAACATTGGAGCCTCCATTCATTGTGATGTCAGGTTGCTCTAGCTATCCAAAGAAACATTAAACACCATacagactcctcccccctcctttCCCTGCAGACCAGTGTGCTTCCCGCCTTCTGCTCACTGATCTCTGTGACAATAATTACCAAGCCACGATACACAATAAAACCTGACTTTTTCTTAACAACAGCATCATCTTGTTCCTACCCATGTCTGATTTTACACCTGGCTTTTCCTTTTGTGTTCCATGACCATTTTGTTCATACTGcttgctgttttgtttttttttccttttaataGTTATGCTTTAGATTGCATTATAGGAGTTCTTTTAGGAAGCCACAAAGCTGGGAAAAGCTCTTATAACCTGTGCTTAATGTGAATGCCTTTGCCTTGATGTGTGCTAATTTTTACCAAATAGTATTTACTTAACTAGTAGAATAAGATGGGCTAAGACAGCTTAGCCTGTAATATAGTAATGGTTTGCATATTGTTTACTTGCTTAGATCCTGATTCAGACCATTACTATTTAGgaaatattttctttttctgatACAACACAAGTGAAGTTTGTCTTTTGAAGACATTTAGTAATGATGGGGGGCAAATATACCATATTACATCTCGACACTTTGGCTGTTTAAGGTCTTTATTGTTAATCTGAAGGAGTTGGTTTCCCTCCTTTTGCCTAGATTCCTGTGGAAATTGGTTCTCAAACAAATGGCTAACACCGTCAAAGCTAAAGTGCCCATCCATTTGATTACCCATTAAGCCTTAATTCTTTGTACTTTTGACAGGAAGTACTATTTAACAAAAAGGAATTGGAATTGTGAACATTAAATACTGGTGTGGGAGGAGTGAAGAGAACCTTGACAACAATCATGTGTTTATGTTTCAGGGACATTACTGAGGGTAGCAAAAAAACATTGGAGGTTATGAAGGTTTTATGTCAAATTGTGGTACAGATATTGGAATCTACATTTAGTGTGCTGTGGCATTTGCACTCACGTATTCAATCTGTAGTGTAGGAGTTTCAGATAAGAGCTGCCATGTGACTTGCTATAAGTCACTATCTTACACTTTGGTCTCATGCAATTTTTTCCTCCAAGCTTTATGGTCCTAGCTCTACTTTATGGAGAGAAACTGCAGTTAATGGCAGTGGAAGACAAAATAAGTACACTTATATTCCTTTAAAACAAAAGTGAATGCCCTGTAATACACAGAGTATTTCAATTGCTGACTGGAAATAAAGAACATCAAAGTGATAGATGATAccattgtgatttttaaaattaCTGAGGAATTTTCACTTCTAGTTTTTGGAAGAAAGGTGCTAAATTCGGTCAATGGCTCTTCTCCAGAGAGAAGGACAGCAAGGTATAATAATTCTGCGTTCAGTGCAGTGGTACTAAAATCTCTTCGTACCGAAATGGGGATATGACGAAGGAACTGAGAAAGCGGTTGTCGTTGTCGCTGCTGGGAATGAAAACGTAGCAGCACCAACGGAAGTGGAGTGTAGTTGCAAGCTTTTCGTAAGGGGCGAACACAGGACAAAACTAGTGGAAATTCGTCACGTCTACTCGCCTTCACCCCCTCTCCCTACCTTATGGCTTCCAATTCCAACATAGACATAGAAGGCGCGACCCAGCATCTTCGAGACATCTTAAAACTGGACCGACCCAGTAATTCAACCGGTGAGTTACCGGAGAGCGGCGCAGGTGTAGTTAGCCGTTAGCCTtcgctcgctcactcactcacacacgctaGGCCTCAGCTGGACGACGTTCCTTTAGCGTAGCGCTTCGTACGAGGTGCCCGTGTAACTTTCACTTCACGGTAACAGCCGACCCACTATTGCGAGACGTGACCGATTAGTTAATACGTTATATACTGGAGTAGTAATTTTGCTCGGTGCTGATTATTTAATTTgaggagagagaaaataaaagtCTGAAGTGGCGGTTTGGCCAATTAGCTTGCTGGCTAACGCCAACAGTTAGCCTGCTAGCACAACAAGCTAATCTTTGCACTAGCAAATAGTTTCTGACCTAGCTTGCTAGTTAAATGGGACGGTTGGCTTGTTAACAGGCATGTTGATGTTGAAGCTCCCAATGTTTTTATTAGAATTGTCGGCAACATGTGTTTTTATACACGATTTGCTTCAGCGAAGATTACATTTTGTTTAAAACGTCAAGAGTTAATGTGGCTGTTGTTTCTGCGTTTTCGTgtgtagctagctagttaggttGCTAGCATAATATTTTAACGGCCTTCAGTACAGTAGGTTATATTTGACAGTGATTTGATACTGAAACTTTAACCCATGAGCTAACTAGTTTGCTTTCCTATCTAGACTGTTTCGTCAAATGTGGTTTGTAGTAATcgggtggacattccaggttcagaaagtaaaagtcctcatcaggattttgctcaggcttccttggattgtgttgattctacTAATTTTAACTGGACTGCACTAATTAGAacatccagcaagcttgagtaaaatcccgagaaggagttttactttctgaacctggaatgtccaccacTACTAGTAATATGTATTATGCCAATGCATCACTAGTGCTGGCACCTAAACGGTGTGTTCCTTCGTTTCAGAGGGCCCTACAGGTGAGTGCCAGAGGATGACCTCCGTTAATGGAGAGTTAAACGGGCTGCTGAGTGCTGACCTTATTGGAGCAGGAGTTCAAACTCCACTAGTGGAACCGACAGATCACAACTCTGACATGAGCACGCCGGAGACTCAAACAATGTAAGCATCATCTTTACCTGATGTGATTTTTCTCACTTGTGAACTGCtgcgcgtgtgtatgtttgaACACTGAAGTTCTTGTATGCTTTACTTGGTTTTGACAGACAGCATAGTATTAATGTCCTACAATAAGGCTAAATATTACaatttattgttttatatgtTGAATAAACAACTGTATGGAAATTATGTACCTGTAATGAGTAGAAAATAGCATTTTCAATTCTTTATTTACATGTATAACGTGTGTATATTTAATCTCTAGCTCTTTATCTGGGGATGATGGCTCTACTTGCATTGCCATTACTGCTGGCAATGTGGAAATAGTGGCCAGCCGAGACTCCAGTATAGACAGTAAAGCTCGTGGGAGCAATAAGGTATGACTCAATTGTTTTTGAAAGTCAGATCTGCATTGGAAATACTGAGTGGATGTTTGTATGAACATAAAGCCATGTTTCTTCTACAGGTGAAGATACAGCCAGTGGCAAAATATGATTGGGAGCACAAGTATTACTATGGAAACCTAATAGCTGTGTCTAATGCATACTTGGCATATGCCATAAGAGGTAAGTAAACAGACATTGCAAGTCTGAGTTGGTGGGTGTTGTGCATCCTTCTGCTTGAATTCTTGATTAGCTCTGTGAATTGAGCATCGATTGGTTTCACATAAGACTATGCAATATCCAAACTAGGACAGCTTTTTCTGCACGTTTTGATGCAGCAGAAGGTTTTTGATTGATCAGAACTTTACAGGCCAGAATCTTTATTGCTGTACTTTTTGGCCAGAGGCTGTTGTCTAATTAGATTTTGTCAAGAGTAAAATGGAAAGGCCCTGCAATCACATTGACTAGACTGCATAATTCTTATTGCAGTAGAAATAATGAGCTTCCATAGTTTCACAAAGAGTTTTCAGTCTTTATCGTTTTATAAGAAGTTGTAAGCATTTGGTAGTTTTGAGTTGAGCTTCACTTCAAATTTTTGCTCCTGTTTTCAAATGTAACCTAATTCTGCTGTGCTCGTGTCAGCTAACAGTCTGACGTGCATGTCCACAGCTGTCCTCCACTTCAGGCAGGGACCATTCGTACAGCAGGTTCATGCTTAAGTCAGTTGCATCACAGTATAGGCTCTCCACCTTTATGCGCTTTGTTCTCAAAgctttttgtgtttatttgtagtTCCATCACACGACATGAATATTAGTGGCAACATGTGAAATATCCATTGTCATGCATGGGAAGATTTGTTTCTCTACTGCGCAGAGGAGAACTCTTGGCAGTCATGTGACTTGCTGTGCTGTGATTTGACCCCGCCTACATGTTTCCAGGtgccaacaaccatgccatgaTCCGCGTGCTGCGGCTGGGCTCGACGGAGCGCACGCTGCTAAAAGGCTTCACGGGGGCGGTCACAGACCTGGCCTTTGCTCACCTCGACTCCACCCTGCTGGGCTGCGTCGATGAGGCTGGCAACATGTTCATCTGGCAACTCACCAGCCACAACAGCAAAATACAGTATCTTCCTCTGGCAGGGCAAGTTAGGTGGTCTAGCGCTTTGGCACATTGCCTGGTTCTTGCACCCAGCCATCAGGACTGGGCAGAATTAGAAATCTTTGGTCCAGGGTGTTTTTGTACATGGCAGGGGAAATGGAAGGCCATGAGTGTGTTAGACGTGGCATTTGGACGTGCTGTAGCCCCTTAACGACATCCCTCAGAGACGAAGTGATCGTGCACATTCGGCGGCCCGAGGACACACCACTGAACTCCAACCGCAGGCTAATTTGGTGTCCCTTCATCCCAGAGGACAACGACGACACTCCTGAGGACGTGTGCCAGACTCTTGCCCTGCTGCACGAGGACCGGGTAAACTGCACCCTCAGAATGGCTATTCGCCCCTTGCTTTAACCTACTTTTGTCTTTTGGTTCATTTTTGACTCCTCTTGATTAGCTTTTTCTTTCATCCCCTTCATGTCTGCATAGGCTGAGGTTTGGGACCTTGACATCCTGCGGTCCAGTAACCACACGTGGCCTATGGATGCCACTGAGCTTAAGGAGGGCTTCATCACCATTAGAGGGCACACAGCGGTAGGCAGTAATCATCTCACTGCTTGCCCTCTTGTGTCTGTCGCCACTGCGATGATGAGCTACCCCAGCCTGTAATTGCAGTACACACCACTGACTTGCACTCAGCCTGGACTCTGCTTTTCTGCAGCGAATCAGCGAGGGCGCTCTGTCCCCTGACGGCACCGTTCTGGCCACGGCCAGTCATGATGGATTTGTCAAATTCTGGCAGATCTACATTGAAGGGCAAGACCAGCCAAGGTATGCTCAGTGTTTGCACTGCCTCTGTGAAGACACCAAGCAGATTAGCAGCATTTGGCATTAGCTGCATATCAGCTCTGCAGTGTTCTGGAAATAAAACTGTCGTGAATCAGTGAGCTATAATTAAGAACATGGTATAAATTCTTGATTTGGGGTTTGATTGCACTTCTCCCAGTTCACTTGTCTGAGTGCTGAATGGTCAGTATGTAATTCTCAGTCTCCAGTCTCTGAAGCTGTCTCTGTCCCGCAGATGTCTGCACGAGTGGCAGCCCCACAGTGGGAGGCCTCTCTCCTGCCTTCTTTTCTGTGACAACCACAAGAAACAAGACCCAGAGTGAGTGACCATATAGTACTTTTCCACCAACATGGTGACTGTGCCAAATTCTTGAACTGTTCTGTGCTTTTTCCGTTACAAAAGAACTGGTTCTTAGCTGGCAGAATTGCTGCTGTTTTGACCTCATAAACCTTTTGAAGCAGAACCACGGACTCTAATGACACAAGTGGCCAAAAGGGTGGGGCCCTGAATGCCCACCCCAGATCCCCATTTATACTGGCTGGTGGAAATGGGGTGTGTTTTTGTAACCCCACACTTACTGCACCACGAGCAGCAACACTTAGTAGGCACATGCCAGTTTTTCACCAAGAATCAGCTCCATGGCACAATCTCCTGACTACAAATGTCAACCTGACTGCTGCAGTAGTGAATGGCGGTGGAGGTTGTAATAAGTTACTGCTGGCGCTGGGTTTTTGTCCACACTTGCTGAAGCTTGGCTTTGTGCTGCGCTCCAGTGTGCCCTTCTGGAGGTTCCTGATCACTGGGGCAGACCAGAACCAGGAGCTGAAGATGTGGTGCACCGTTTCATGGACTTGCCTCCAGACTATTAGGTATGTATGAAGGTTACATCCACAGTTGTGCTTTACACGCTAAGGTAGATTTGAACCGTCTTACTGATAGTTTGTCCAAACATTTGATGATCTAAATCCTGATACCTGTTTGGGGGGCAATATTTGtattgtgtgattgtgtagcACCATTGGGATTCATTGTTGTGAAGTTATGCTGTTGTTTTTGGGTTGTGTGTTTTAGGTTCAGTCCGGACCCGTTAAACTCCAGCGTCCTGCCTAGTCTGAAGGCCAGCCTGGACCTGTCTGCCGAGTGTCTCATCCTCACGGACGTGCAGAGAAAGGTCCGCACAGTCTCCTCATCCACTTTGAATAGGCTTGAATAGGCACTCCATAGTACTGACATTAATGGTCTCCCTTTTAATGTGGCTTTTTAAACAGACCATAGTCCACAGAACCTGCAATGTGCAATGGAATATTGGAGTTAATAAAGAATTGCTACTAGGCCCTGGTGATGTATATCATAGACAACGATAATAAACCATGTGACATGGTTGGAGAAAAATTCTGGGGATTTATATTGTTTTACTTACCTTGAGaatagggggaaaaaaaagatttgCCACAAAACTGAAACTGTAACATGTCATGCCATTTGTAATAACAGCTTGTTTTGAAAGAGCTCCATTCTAACACTGCTAACGTTCCTGTATATTTCCAATGGTGATTGATGCTAGGTATCATGTCCTGGGTAAGCTACATCAGATCAAATGTGCATGTTCCTATGCTGTTAACACAAGTGGGGTGTACTGTCTGAAAGTTCTAAACGTTGCATATGTTCCTGTCCTTCCTATAATGGAGATGCATGAAGAGAGTGTAGTGAAATTGATCGTGTAGCTACCACATTTCCTGCAGTTCACTTTTGTGTGAATGAAATTATGCTATTGTTCAGATGTGGATATTTTAATTgaacaaaacaatgaaaaatgcATTTAAAGATTCTGGAATTCAGGAAGTCTTGTTGGTGTTCTAAATGAACAGAAGATGTGAATTATACTGGCTTaatcaaaagaataaatcaTGAGAGCAACCATAAAATAATTAAGCCCAAATGCAAATTAATGCTTAAATGGAACTGAACTAAACGATTTAAGGGAGCTTACTGTAGGTAACATGTTAATCTACAGCAGGCTTTTCAAAAGAAACGTGAGCCTGTTTATTTTCTTCAGTTTTAGCACCCACTTGGAGGATGTATGGGTACTAGGCACCCACTTGGAGGATGTATGGGTACTAGGCACCCACTTGGAGGATGTATGGGTACTAGGCACCCACTTGGAGGATGTATGGGTACTAGGCACCCACTTGGAGGATGTATGGGTACTAGGCACCCACTTGGAGGATGTATGGGTACTAGGCACCCACTTGGAGGATGTATGGGTACTAGGCACCCACTTGGAGGATGTATGGGTACTAGGCACCCACTTGGAGGATGTATGGGTACTAGGCACCCACTTGGAGAATGTATGGGTACTAGGCACCCACTTGGAGAATGTATGGGTACTAGGCACCCACTTGGAGAATGTATGGGTACTAGGCACCCACTTGGAGGATGTATGGGTACTAGGCACCCACTTGTAGGATGTATGGGTACTTGTGAATATgcatgtggaggtgtggtttcTGGAAGTCTACAAGTAGTTGGGGCTTCCAGTTCTTTTCTTTCGTTAAATAATATATTTGTCATTTAATTTGGCAATGGCAATGAGTTTTATTTAGACTTTTCAGTTACAAAGGCTAAAGATGGCACAGGTATTCTTTTCCTATGGTGGAGAGAGGTGGCATCATTGGTGTAGGTAATTAATTACTTATATATGGTACATTTTATATAATGTACCGTAATATAAATATGGTTAAAATAGCAAAAATTGACATGAAGTTTCAAATGCTGATTCACTGGCAGTGAAATTATTCATCTGAATATTTTAATAagaaatgtgtgtatgcatgcttgTTTACTATCTAAATTTGTGGAAAGCTATTAGGAGCTGCTTATTGGGTCTGtgcttatttgtttttaatgacCGTGTGTATGTCTGAACTAAAGAGTGCAGTGCATTATGGGTGCCAGGGCTCTTGCACATGGGCCAGATCCTGCGTGTCGCCCGACAGGCCAGGTGGGGTAAGGTGCTAACAGCACCAAGGGCGTGGACTTCATTTTGTCATACTGATAGAAATGCGTACAAGGGTATCTGCCAAGCAATGTAAATGTCATTTGATCAGTTCCATCTGGCACTTGATCAGTTCTCAGTGGATCCTGGGAGATGTGGGTTGGGCCCTGGGTGACTGTTCTGATTGTATGTCGTTGAGCAGGTGCTGTATGTGATGGAGCTCTTCCAGGACCAAGATAAGGGTCGTGCCAGCTTTACGGCGGTCTCTGAGTTCCTGCTCACGCACCCTGTGCTGAGCTTTGGCGTTCAGGATGTCAGTCACGCCCGTCTGTGCCACACTGAAGTCCTTCCCCCCGACGAGGAGAGTGAGAGCATGACTGCAGGTTAGAGACTTGCTTTTGTACTGGTTCACCAGTTGGATGTGTCAGATCAACAGATTCTTTGGATGACGAGTCCTCTTTGGCAATGTATTTACTAAGGTTTGGCAGATAACCATTCCCCAGTGTGTGATCCTGCAGGTATTtgattcttattattatttcaccTTTCACAGAGGGAAGCCACGGGCCTCTGGAGTCCAAATCAGGAATTCAAATCAAGCTTTACTGTGTGCACACAAAGTGAGTTTGTTAACCACATCCTTCCCACTCCTGCCCCCTTCCACATTGCCTCAAAAATCATTTTGCCCTGACGCCTTGAATTCTGAGTAGCTTGCTTGTGCAGCTCGGGGCTTATGCATGCATTTAGTGGATATGAATCAACGAATCCTTACACACGGAGTCATGAAAGCTGCACGGTGTTCTAGAGGTGATGTGTACAGCAGTGTTCGAGTGTGAGAAGCTGTCCTGTAAAGCATTCTCCTGTCACAGGTCCCTCCAGGACGTCCAGATCTGGTTCCAGCCCAACCAAGATGCAGCCGCCTCCCTCTTCATGCCGGCGAGCTCCAGCTCCCAGGACGGTTTTGGTACGACCCACGGCTTAATGCCCTCGATTATGTTTATCCTCTTGCACCATCTACTAATCTCTCTTGTAATACCTGAAGCGAGCGGAGCTTGGTTCCCAGCGTCGTCCTTGCGTGTGCCTGGGCGCTGTGTTCTTGGCCATGACTCTTGCGTGCTCTTCACCGCGACTTTTATAAAAACGTTTTCCAGGTTTCGCGGATCCACTGACTGATCTGAGTGTAGAGGCACTGAGCTCGGACAAGGAGTCTGCGGGCAGCGGCTCGCAGAGCGACCTGTGCAAGATGCCAGCTCTCCCCGCCCCTGCAGACTTTCTGAGCCCCTCGGGCAACGCCATGCCCAAGCTCATGACCCCAGATGCCTTCTTGACCCCCAGCACATCTGTAAGGCTCCATGCTCACTTACTATTCTAGTTCTGCAGCAATACTGCAGCTACTGTTAACTgtatggtgatgatgatgaaagTAATGTTAATAATAGTACTGTGCCACCTCAGGTGCCCGCCTCTCCTGGTAGCAGTGCCAGCAGCCTCACAATAGTCACAGCCATGAGCAGCTCGGACAGCGGTGCCAGGTAAGACTCGGACCTGTCAGTAGGCGCTGGGCTAGATTTAACGTGCCTGCTTCTGGGACAAAATCAGTTTAGTGCAGCGGTTCTCAATCAGGTCCAGTACACCTTAGACAGGCAGTCACGATCTCTGCGGTCCTCGATCACCTGGTTCAGGTGAATGTGGAGCTGGAAAAGAGGCAATCTGCTCTGGGTAGGACTTCAGAGCCATGTGATACTGCAGCGCAGACACAGACATTGCAGCCGGTTTGTGATCCTGTATAGCAGTCAGTGCCACCTGTGTTAGTGCTGTCCCTATTCATGTCGGTAAGCCATGCGCTATTAACACAGGCCTGTGGAGGACCTGACTCAGAGCCCCAAGCTGGGGATGGATGGAGGCAGCAGCCTGAACCTCAGCGCCAGCACCAACAGCCCGAGGTCCAGCTCCATCCTCATCCCAGGCCTGGGAGAAAACCTCCAGGTACTTCTCCACCCAGTGCCAAACTCCGTTATGTACATCAGTGCTAGTTATGCCAAGATTTCTTTTTGCGTGTTGCAGACTGTTGTATGCTTCCTTGCTCTGTCTGTAAGAGAGAATATCAGATTTAGATATAAACGTACAGCAATTATATATGTACAACAATTTAAAGCCATTCTCTGGGCAACATATTTACTTTGGCTTAGAatttgtttattgttatttgtttatTCTTAAACGGCTGTATTTGTATTTGCACTTTTGTTTTAATCCAGTGTATAAGAATCATTATGACTTTCACTGTTGGTAAATCTTTACCTAAGAGAGCCCTTTCAAGTCCTTCTTTTGGCTCTTGCATTGAGCGTTCTTTCTTTGAGTCTAATAGGGGCGCTACACCCCAACCTCCTCTCTATTTGGTTCCCTTTCTCCTCGCCCCACGCCACCCTGGCCTGGCCGCACACCAGGGCTTCTCTCCTCCGCTTGtgcgctctccctccctcctgcacGAGGCCTCTCTGCTGTGTGAGGCGGTCCCCTACACTCACGCGCCTCCCCTGCCCTACCCGCTGCCCCCTATGCAGGTGCTGTCCTCTCCGAACCCGCCCCTGTCCCTGGACCTGCAGGTCATGGAGCCCATGCTGCTACCCCCGGCGTCGCCTACCAGAGCCCGCTCCCCGGACGTCATCTCCTCCGCCTCCACGGCCATGTCGCAGGACATCCCCGAGATCGCCTCCGAGACGCTGCAGAGGGGCCTGGCGGGTGCGTCTGCGGGCGAGTCGCGCGACCCGCTCCAAGGCCTCCACGCGGACACCATGGCCTCGGCTGCCTCCGCCCTGCACCTCCTCTCGCCCCGGAGCCGCAACGGCTCCGAGCACGTGCTCATGCCGCCGGAGCTGGGAGGGGCGGGGCCCGGCGATGGTGAGCAGAGGCTGGGCACCACACCCTCGCTGCTGGAGACGGCGCTGTCGCAGGAGAACGCAGCGGCCGCTGCCTCCTGTTCTGACAGCAGCGCCAATCACAGCTGGCCCGCTGCGCCCGACATCACCCGCGAGACGCGCAACAGCCTGCGGGACAACGGCCTGGCAGACTGGTGAGGCCCAGCGCCCTGAACGCCCCACATGGTCTTGAGCAGCTCACAACACAAACATCAATCTGCTTCCTCTTTGCTGTTGTCCAGGTTTACATTGCTTGTGGCTTTCCTGTCTAAAGCACTTTGAGAGCGATTGATTTATTGGTAATTGAAATAAAGAGCTTTATGAATTAAGATTAGTAGTGCTGctggtggtagtagtaatagtctTAAATCTCTGACGGGTGACATCAAAGACGGAAATTAATACCGTGTAATATTAATGTTGGCAGTTCACTCACAATAACCCTCATTTGGAATGTCAATGTTGTCCAGCTCTAGAGAGGACATGAAGGACAGGCACCTGTCTCCTCCCTACCACAGACGCACTTATCACTTGACCCAGAATGACAGCCAGGATGCCAGCGCTGAGCAGAGGTGGGTACCGCAGCACCCACACTGCAGCCGTAGACCCACGGCTGTTGACCTTGGAGAGGCTCCCATATCTACATATTCTTTGCCAAATTTTCTCTATTTTTAATTATAGGGCTGCCCTATATTTATCTCACatacttctgtttatttaacgtACAATCCTAATCTTAAAATTTCTGTTATATTATAAGGGATTTTACAGGCTTTAAATAGCTGTTCTTTGCCACAGATGCAAAGTTATAATTTGCATAGCACActtatttatataaaaaaaatcttgtCTTCTGTTTTCAAAGCAATGGGTTGACGTGCAGTATCTTGCAGGTATCTGCAGAAAAGCACACTCCATTAAGCCTTACCTTGAGTCATAGACCTCACTGTAATTCATTGTGTGATTTAATTagttcatttttcattttttaataatTTCATAGTCATAATTAACATGTAAATTTGTGATAAAGCCTGGTATATTATTTATAGAAATATGTCTTCAAGGCAAAATTTGACCGAAAAATTAACATGCCAGAAAGACAGGTATCTTTCAATCTAATCTCCAATTACTCCATCTTTAGAGTATGATTGATTACCAGATACTTGATGTTTCACTGCACTGAGAAAACGCAAAGGAAGTGTTGAAGTCTATGAAGAGCTGCCCCTAGTCATTACCACTGAATAATGTCAACATGCTTCCTGACTTGGGGCACACCTGTAATCAACCCTGCACGCGCCTCATCAGTGATGTAATGGCGGCTAACACACCTTTCCTTACCTCAGTGACC includes these proteins:
- the edc4 gene encoding enhancer of mRNA-decapping protein 4 isoform X2, which codes for MTSVNGELNGLLSADLIGAGVQTPLVEPTDHNSDMSTPETQTISLSGDDGSTCIAITAGNVEIVASRDSSIDSKARGSNKVKIQPVAKYDWEHKYYYGNLIAVSNAYLAYAIRGANNHAMIRVLRLGSTERTLLKGFTGAVTDLAFAHLDSTLLGCVDEAGNMFIWQLTSHNSKIQDEVIVHIRRPEDTPLNSNRRLIWCPFIPEDNDDTPEDVCQTLALLHEDRAEVWDLDILRSSNHTWPMDATELKEGFITIRGHTARISEGALSPDGTVLATASHDGFVKFWQIYIEGQDQPRCLHEWQPHSGRPLSCLLFCDNHKKQDPDVPFWRFLITGADQNQELKMWCTVSWTCLQTIRFSPDPLNSSVLPSLKASLDLSAECLILTDVQRKVLYVMELFQDQDKGRASFTAVSEFLLTHPVLSFGVQDVSHARLCHTEVLPPDEESESMTAEGSHGPLESKSGIQIKLYCVHTKSLQDVQIWFQPNQDAAASLFMPASSSSQDGFGFADPLTDLSVEALSSDKESAGSGSQSDLCKMPALPAPADFLSPSGNAMPKLMTPDAFLTPSTSVPASPGSSASSLTIVTAMSSSDSGARPVEDLTQSPKLGMDGGSSLNLSASTNSPRSSSILIPGLGENLQGFSPPLVRSPSLLHEASLLCEAVPYTHAPPLPYPLPPMQVLSSPNPPLSLDLQVMEPMLLPPASPTRARSPDVISSASTAMSQDIPEIASETLQRGLAGASAGESRDPLQGLHADTMASAASALHLLSPRSRNGSEHVLMPPELGGAGPGDGEQRLGTTPSLLETALSQENAAAAASCSDSSANHSWPAAPDITRETRNSLRDNGLADCSREDMKDRHLSPPYHRRTYHLTQNDSQDASAEQSDHDDEVASLASSSGNCASRTSHRLPVKDWKTSPRGSPKLKRKSKKDDGDCAQSRQADHQLSVEVQEELLLLLRSQQRELSELRQSQQELLQRVTGHMDAVQSSIMAHVQHVLLTQQEQEQRRMERVLTEGQARSQQLQDHMAQQLAHTLGTMLSSRLDKVLREEMKKTVPQTISKCMEPVTGQMSSTIAAKLTAVEGTLKENVTKVVKSKNTTDAMGRAAAEAMQGPIQAAYKDAFQSIVLPVFERGCQSMFQQINDSFKQGTHEYIQQLEAHVKNRKQREQDARDPVIGQLQQMIDTLQTSQDQMATTVAASVRSEVQHQLHLIVGNLQDSILTQVQRIVKGEVSLAMKEQQAAVTSSIMQAMRSAAGTPVPTAHLDYQAQQATILQLLQQGQLNEAFQQALSAADLNLVLYVCETVDSQQVFGQHPCPLHQAVLLSLIQQLSTSLATRTDLKISYLEDAVMNLDHGDPVTRDHMSAVLAQVRQKLFQFLQQDPHSPLSKRARRLMMMLQGLVSQ